aacaataattatacatCACAGTAATACGGGAAAAGTTAGCCAGAATAGAAACGATTCTTGTTATTTCCAACGAAAagatctttattatttatgattcttaATTTTACGAATTAAAAGTGATCACTATCGtgaaaagtaagtaaaaatttacttaacgGAGATTAAGCTAACAAACTTCATTATTAcgtaatattcttaaaataaggATTTTACACAACAATCTTACTAGAACTACGATGGTAAGTAATTATcttggttaaaatttttatttagattcaaCAACACTTGGAAATCTTTCTTCATGTTTAGGCGTTGTATTATATATTCAGTTGTATTTTTGTGAACCGACTGAATCATGAGAAAAGATAGCACTTCTGTAGCATCAGAGTCTAAGGTATTACAGTTTACGGTGTTGACGATAAAGTTAGGTTTAGTACTGACCCATTTGATGCATGTCGTACTGACGGTTCCCGCGACGTGTGCGGGTCATCAGGTGTCCGACTCGCCCCCCGCCCTCCGCCTCGTGCTCTTGGTGAACTCGCTTCCTCCAGGCGCTGGCTCTTCTTCGGCGGAGCTCGGCGTGCCCCGGGGGTGGCGGCGGCAGACCTTCAAGCTCCGCGAGACCGTCACCGGCGGTGTAGACCAGCCAGTGCTCTGGGGCAGGGGCGGGGGCCGAGTGTTGCGGGCGGTGGAGCAGAGAACCGTCGGTGAGGGTGAGCAGGGTGAGTAGTGTGAGTGCCACGACTCCGTACATCCAGGCTAGGCTCATCGCTTCACAACTGACTAGTACTACATGAGGAACACATGGGCCGCTGGAGCTCGCCTACCGGTCCATGTCCTACTGAGAACGCGGCACCCACGCGGGTGCGCGCGCATTCCACCCCTCAAACCACCCCCCAAATCACCCACAGCGAGTTCTCAATGAAACTATCCTGATTCTCCTCTCGAAACTATTAGCTTTGGggattttacaaacattattctaaatacaataacgtttatataaagtaaaaaaagtaattaattaatcacGTTAGTTCCTTTCACCTGATCGTTTAACAATTCAGCAATTTATCTTACACATGATCattattattatcgttattataaattatccaaCATAAATCTAACTATAGATAAAAGTGTGTGTCAAGAACTGTATCCAACGATGTCAACGCGATTATACACGATCATCATAACTGTGAGACGTGAACTTCTTATAAAAACAAGATCAGATCTAcgtcatacaaaatattttgtaaatcatatattttactaATCATATTCAACAGTTTTCTGGAAATTCTTAAGcgcaaaacaataattataaaacgaGTTCAATTTTCAATGGGTTCTAACGTTTCAACTCTCAAAACCAATTAAACACGTTGCTCTTTGACAACTGAATTCAAATTAACTTCTAAATCAAGTACTTTCTGAGGTACACCATTCACTGTCGGAAAGTAAACGCTATAAAACCTCTAGGGGAACCTCACTCAACTGACACCTGTAGTTCGGTCGCTCAGAGGGCATTCCCGCTGTCAATTCTCTTTTCGTTCTCCAGCCTCTTTCTCTCTCTTCTTCTCTACCTCTATATATCCGCCTCTCCCTACtcaacaagttttatttaaataattcctttGAAGCATTACAACCACGATAAACAGTaaatcattgtattatttttactataaattgataattttatttcactatttctGTATTTGTGCCCATAATTAAGCAATTTACTTTATCAAAACCAATGTAATTCTTCttatttttctcttatttaaGTTAATTAGCTACTTGTAAAAATATGCCATTGGTGTTGTTTAAAACTGCAATACAATGATTGCTTATAACTAACTGATCCctcaataacaaattttgaacCATGGAGGATTTCTCAACATTTATACTTGCTAAATGCAGgcataaaacttcaaaaataaattatgtgagaATTTTACATTGTAACTTATTATACGAGTACTTATTTCCTAATAATAATGGTACTGTATAATGTTGGTTTTGTAAAGGAagcataaatataaatagctTTTGTTAACTAACAGTGATATCGTACGCATATCCTATTTAAATGGAATATATCCCCATAACCTTATCCACTTTAGATTAGTTATACTT
The Homalodisca vitripennis isolate AUS2020 chromosome 4, UT_GWSS_2.1, whole genome shotgun sequence DNA segment above includes these coding regions:
- the LOC124359841 gene encoding uncharacterized protein LOC124359841 isoform X2 — translated: MSLAWMYGVVALTLLTLLTLTDGSLLHRPQHSAPAPAPEHWLVYTAGDGLAELEGLPPPPPGHAELRRRRASAWRKRVHQEHEAEGGGRVGHLMTRTRRGNRQYDMHQMGSHGRDGPYDVPQIECPPAEEDGMERFACPTPDRTGRYRCIDDHVLCDGFIDCPSGEDEDRQACMFYKTTKAHLDILADALLRWARGR
- the LOC124359841 gene encoding uncharacterized protein LOC124359841 isoform X1, yielding MSLAWMYGVVALTLLTLLTLTDGSLLHRPQHSAPAPAPEHWLVYTAGDGLAELEGLPPPPPGHAELRRRRASAWRKRVHQEHEAEGGGRVGHLMTRTRRGNRQYDMHQMGSHGRDGPYDVPQIDRWLYPTEEGPVRHLPLPTVECPPAEEDGMERFACPTPDRTGRYRCIDDHVLCDGFIDCPSGEDEDRQACMFYKTTKAHLDILADALLRWARGR